One genomic segment of Pelotomaculum isophthalicicum JI includes these proteins:
- a CDS encoding ferredoxin — protein MPRRWWKKARKSNHDIFVRGEVGVIANYGFKDGGGEFYVSINTDMCAECADKPCVAACPESVFAVIEDDYEDEVIEMVKEHRKKIKYTCAPCLPTDGRRNAMPCVAACGKGAIKHSW, from the coding sequence TTGCCAAGGCGTTGGTGGAAAAAGGCAAGAAAAAGTAATCATGACATATTTGTGAGAGGTGAAGTCGGGGTGATTGCCAATTACGGTTTTAAAGACGGCGGCGGCGAGTTCTACGTAAGCATCAATACGGATATGTGCGCGGAATGCGCTGACAAGCCTTGCGTGGCGGCTTGCCCGGAGTCGGTCTTCGCTGTAATAGAAGACGATTACGAGGATGAAGTAATTGAAATGGTAAAGGAACACCGGAAAAAAATCAAGTATACCTGCGCCCCGTGCCTGCCGACCGATGGCAGGCGGAACGCGATGCCCTGTGTCGCGGCGTGCGGCAAAGGGGCCATAAAACACTCCTGGTAG
- the bzdQ gene encoding benzoyl-CoA reductase, bzd-type, subunit Q, which yields MAEQKEYWRWTESRWTNPDLDWKKAKIITAGVDVGSVSSQAVIMCDGQLYAYANMRTGSNSPDSAWNAFNWAVEGTGLAVDDIHYTVGTGYGRVNVPMANKAVTEIACHARGANFMYGPTVRTVLDMGGQDCKAITIDDKGKVQSFLMNDKCAAGTGRGMEVFANLLSVSINEVGDMSLKVDEEPPPVSSTCVVFAKAEATGLLRAGWTTERVLAAYCLAMAQRVVSLLERNGVTPDFAITGGIAKNAGVVTRLEKLLNMKALAPKIDTQLAGAVGAALFAKALVEKGKKK from the coding sequence GTGGCAGAACAAAAAGAATATTGGCGTTGGACCGAGTCTAGATGGACCAACCCCGATCTGGACTGGAAAAAGGCGAAGATTATCACCGCGGGTGTCGACGTGGGTTCCGTCAGCTCGCAAGCTGTGATTATGTGCGACGGCCAGCTTTACGCTTACGCGAACATGCGCACCGGCTCGAACAGTCCGGACAGCGCCTGGAACGCGTTCAACTGGGCTGTTGAAGGCACCGGCTTGGCTGTTGATGATATCCATTACACTGTCGGCACGGGTTACGGCCGGGTCAACGTGCCGATGGCCAACAAGGCCGTTACCGAGATTGCCTGCCACGCCAGGGGCGCCAACTTCATGTACGGCCCGACGGTGCGCACCGTTCTGGATATGGGCGGCCAGGACTGCAAGGCGATTACTATTGACGACAAAGGCAAGGTGCAGTCGTTTTTGATGAACGACAAGTGCGCCGCCGGCACCGGTCGCGGCATGGAAGTGTTCGCCAACCTGCTGTCGGTTTCCATTAACGAAGTCGGCGATATGTCCCTGAAAGTCGACGAGGAGCCGCCGCCGGTCAGCAGCACCTGCGTGGTTTTCGCCAAGGCTGAGGCGACCGGACTGCTCCGCGCCGGCTGGACTACGGAAAGAGTGCTTGCCGCGTACTGCCTGGCCATGGCGCAGCGGGTTGTGTCGCTGCTTGAACGGAACGGCGTCACACCTGATTTCGCTATCACCGGCGGGATCGCCAAGAACGCGGGTGTGGTTACCCGCCTGGAAAAGCTGCTGAACATGAAAGCCCTGGCACCGAAGATTGACACCCAACTTGCCGGCGCGGTGGGCGCCGCCCTGTTTGCCAAGGCGTTGGTGGAAAAAGGCAAGAAAAAGTAA
- a CDS encoding acyl-CoA dehydratase activase, which translates to MITAGVDVGNKYTKVVVVKDGKIVSKAMAATGFDPAGAADEAYAKAVSEAGIAKGDVQKVLATGAGAVEAKFANDTVTVVSADAKGAYALFPAGRTVIDVGAEEGRAIRLNDAGKIADFAVNEKCAAGAGSFTESMARALEVPLEEMGPLALKSDKSIPMNAQCVVFAESEVVSLVHQKTSKEDISKAVHDAISGRVVSMARRVGVEKELVMVGGVARNVGFVKCLENGLDGLKATVLDDPEYVSAIGAALLAAE; encoded by the coding sequence ATGATTACGGCCGGAGTTGACGTAGGTAACAAGTATACTAAGGTGGTTGTCGTAAAGGACGGCAAAATTGTGTCGAAGGCAATGGCTGCCACAGGTTTTGACCCGGCGGGTGCGGCTGACGAAGCTTATGCCAAGGCTGTTTCGGAAGCCGGCATCGCCAAGGGAGATGTGCAGAAAGTGTTGGCCACAGGTGCCGGGGCTGTTGAAGCCAAATTCGCCAATGATACTGTAACCGTGGTCAGCGCGGACGCCAAGGGCGCGTATGCGCTGTTCCCCGCGGGGAGGACTGTGATAGACGTGGGCGCGGAAGAAGGCCGGGCGATCAGACTGAATGACGCGGGCAAAATTGCCGACTTCGCCGTTAACGAGAAGTGCGCGGCCGGCGCCGGTTCCTTTACTGAATCAATGGCCCGCGCGCTGGAAGTGCCCCTCGAAGAAATGGGGCCGCTTGCCCTGAAATCAGACAAGAGCATCCCGATGAACGCCCAGTGTGTTGTGTTCGCCGAGTCTGAAGTGGTGTCGCTGGTTCACCAGAAAACATCCAAGGAAGATATCTCCAAGGCTGTGCATGACGCTATCTCGGGCCGGGTTGTTTCGATGGCCCGCCGCGTCGGTGTGGAAAAGGAACTGGTGATGGTTGGCGGAGTCGCGCGGAACGTTGGTTTCGTTAAGTGTCTGGAAAACGGCCTGGACGGACTGAAGGCGACTGTGCTGGATGATCCCGAGTACGTTTCCGCTATTGGAGCGGCTCTGCTTGCGGCCGAGTAG
- the bzdO gene encoding benzoyl-CoA reductase, bzd-type, subunit O → MSKGQLYPTEPLKTWGLAKQAREDFYLDYRDCHAKGGIRWAGGAWALDALTYGLGDDVFSITSEPYGASCAFNKDIAMKCMMTTEKYGYARDLCAYMRIYWGSVLTKGTYPWGGDYPIPDFIYQDHICCSHAKWYQVIVDHEPQIPMTCIDVAAGPFMPGTDVKIKPHAVKYVADQMLEAAEWLEKTTGRKFDDEKFIEAVKTECVNTSLWADICALNKAVPAPIDEKTMYSLYVLNTLCKANKRITPVLKEVYEDVKDRVARGIAAVPNEKARIMSDTQPPWGFLKVFRYLERYGVVSIGSLYTFGLMGIWEVKEDGTWGGRTLPWEKGVEIKTREQAAYVNADWNLSKPEFQHFYHPKYKTRMMSRIAKEWKLDGVMLHYNRGCEGLSLGIAENRLGLLKAGVPVMTFEGNMGDEREFDEVATMARIDAFMETLGLKKDY, encoded by the coding sequence ATGTCAAAAGGTCAATTGTACCCGACTGAACCCCTGAAGACCTGGGGTCTTGCAAAACAAGCAAGGGAAGATTTTTACCTGGATTACCGTGATTGCCACGCCAAGGGCGGCATCCGCTGGGCAGGCGGGGCCTGGGCGCTGGATGCTCTCACTTACGGCCTGGGCGACGATGTTTTTTCCATTACCAGTGAGCCGTACGGCGCTTCTTGCGCTTTTAACAAAGACATCGCCATGAAATGCATGATGACCACTGAGAAATACGGCTATGCGCGTGACCTGTGCGCGTATATGCGGATCTACTGGGGCTCCGTCCTGACTAAGGGCACTTATCCCTGGGGCGGCGATTATCCCATTCCGGACTTTATTTACCAGGACCATATCTGCTGCAGCCATGCCAAGTGGTATCAAGTAATTGTCGACCATGAGCCGCAGATTCCGATGACCTGCATCGACGTTGCGGCCGGCCCGTTTATGCCGGGCACGGACGTAAAAATAAAACCCCACGCGGTCAAGTATGTTGCCGACCAGATGCTTGAAGCCGCCGAATGGCTGGAAAAGACCACCGGCCGGAAGTTTGACGACGAGAAGTTTATCGAAGCGGTCAAGACCGAGTGCGTCAATACCTCGCTCTGGGCCGATATCTGCGCCTTGAACAAAGCCGTGCCGGCACCGATTGATGAAAAAACCATGTACTCCCTTTATGTTCTCAACACCCTGTGCAAGGCCAACAAGCGTATTACTCCCGTGCTTAAAGAAGTGTATGAAGATGTTAAAGACCGGGTGGCGCGCGGCATCGCCGCCGTACCGAATGAAAAAGCCCGGATTATGTCCGATACCCAGCCGCCGTGGGGCTTCCTGAAAGTCTTCCGTTACCTGGAACGGTACGGCGTGGTGTCGATCGGCTCACTTTATACCTTCGGCTTAATGGGTATCTGGGAAGTTAAAGAAGACGGCACCTGGGGCGGCCGCACCCTGCCGTGGGAAAAGGGCGTTGAAATCAAGACCCGCGAGCAGGCCGCCTATGTTAATGCCGACTGGAACCTGAGCAAGCCCGAATTCCAGCACTTCTATCATCCGAAGTATAAAACCAGAATGATGTCTAGAATTGCCAAGGAATGGAAGCTTGACGGCGTAATGCTCCACTACAACCGCGGCTGCGAAGGTCTGAGCCTGGGGATTGCGGAAAACCGCCTTGGCCTCTTGAAGGCCGGTGTTCCTGTAATGACCTTCGAGGGCAACATGGGTGACGAGCGTGAATTTGACGAAGTCGCCACGATGGCCCGGATCGACGCGTTCATGGAGACCCTTGGCCTGAAGAAGGATTACTAA